Proteins from one Hydrogenophaga sp. SL48 genomic window:
- a CDS encoding DUF2142 domain-containing protein: protein MIKRLFSACAQGYRTWAQMPLALFMLVFIVLQSVVMAYNTPYSYPPDEVPHLSYIRDSIQSPASLPDFKTGKLMGFGQSPNYLAHPALYYSALGVVGKVFALNPKANYLVFRLFGVAFVGLGLIFTVLTAREFKMQPGAVALTLFACAGIPMFAYLAGSVTNDTLLYTGMAMGFYGLARAMNPARTGRHTGSYTILLLGLLITFLTKATGMAFMVFFFGALAVLNLRRLHPVLLLQSTWRHVAVFVALVGGYYVVTRLTHGTLFPKPSDLYVLVPPQAPLDFLGYSQEYVYTMWRRLPGILSHLSVAPIDERWLPVFYTMVCLPLVGWLVVRFSTPLLTADRMAIRFFDALALATLATLTLHLVFGYRAYLGNGMLSGLQPRYYAYLLPVIWFPFFVLCQPGWFKQTVTALFAASALGVFWASSPVVLLKQQQALQDLPQNLAYTDHSPLKTEPLQVPLRDTVTGRLETLTLTNGELRAKGWVFDAQRGDKVQRLWILAKNQFIASMPVQVKREDVAAALGTPQAMNAGFAFTARRIPATLVVCDIRLMAEFRDGSFGHLRTDGCAL, encoded by the coding sequence ATGATCAAGCGCCTGTTCTCCGCCTGTGCCCAGGGCTACCGCACCTGGGCCCAAATGCCGCTGGCGCTGTTCATGCTCGTGTTCATCGTGCTGCAGAGCGTGGTGATGGCCTACAACACGCCCTACAGCTACCCGCCGGACGAGGTGCCACACCTGTCCTACATCCGTGACAGCATCCAGTCGCCCGCCTCCCTGCCCGACTTCAAGACGGGCAAGCTCATGGGCTTCGGACAATCCCCCAACTACCTGGCGCACCCGGCGCTGTACTACAGCGCCCTGGGTGTGGTGGGCAAGGTGTTTGCCCTCAACCCCAAAGCAAACTACCTGGTGTTCCGCCTGTTCGGGGTGGCGTTCGTCGGCCTGGGTCTGATCTTCACGGTGCTGACCGCGCGCGAATTCAAGATGCAGCCAGGCGCGGTCGCGCTCACGCTGTTCGCCTGCGCGGGCATTCCCATGTTTGCCTACCTGGCTGGCAGCGTCACCAACGACACCCTGCTCTACACCGGCATGGCCATGGGTTTCTACGGCCTCGCCCGCGCCATGAACCCGGCCCGCACCGGGCGCCACACCGGGTCGTACACCATCTTGTTGCTGGGCCTGCTCATCACCTTTCTGACCAAGGCCACCGGCATGGCCTTCATGGTGTTCTTTTTCGGCGCCCTGGCGGTGTTGAACCTGCGCCGTCTTCACCCTGTTCTGCTGCTTCAAAGCACCTGGCGCCACGTCGCCGTGTTCGTGGCCTTGGTCGGGGGCTACTACGTGGTGACCCGGCTGACGCATGGCACGTTGTTTCCCAAGCCCTCCGACCTCTATGTGCTCGTGCCGCCGCAGGCCCCGCTGGACTTTCTGGGCTACAGCCAAGAGTACGTCTACACCATGTGGCGGCGTTTGCCGGGCATCCTGTCTCACCTGAGCGTGGCCCCCATCGACGAGCGGTGGTTGCCGGTTTTTTACACCATGGTCTGTTTGCCCCTGGTGGGCTGGCTGGTGGTGAGGTTCAGCACGCCGTTGCTGACCGCAGACCGCATGGCGATCCGCTTTTTCGATGCGCTGGCGCTGGCCACGCTGGCCACCCTGACCTTGCACTTGGTGTTCGGCTACCGCGCTTATTTGGGCAACGGCATGCTGTCCGGGTTGCAGCCCCGCTACTACGCTTACCTGCTGCCAGTGATCTGGTTCCCGTTCTTCGTGCTGTGCCAGCCCGGGTGGTTCAAGCAGACGGTCACCGCATTGTTCGCCGCCAGCGCCCTCGGGGTCTTCTGGGCCTCGTCGCCGGTCGTCCTGCTCAAGCAGCAGCAGGCGCTGCAGGACCTGCCACAGAACCTCGCCTACACCGATCACAGCCCCCTCAAGACCGAGCCGCTGCAGGTGCCCTTGCGCGACACCGTGACCGGACGCCTCGAAACACTCACCCTCACGAATGGGGAATTGCGTGCCAAAGGCTGGGTGTTTGACGCGCAGCGGGGCGACAAGGTGCAGCGCCTCTGGATTCTCGCGAAGAATCAATTCATTGCCTCCATGCCAGTGCAGG
- a CDS encoding glycosyltransferase family 2 protein, with translation MQSNDSTATSAPSALPVEDERLQLAEELKDREQQLLDLLQDYTDRNLQLIVAQQRISVLTNEVLAHQEAAKVHSAHIQNMYRSSSWRVTAPLRKLSVLAQDVTYSVRVFREAMAAGKGWQMALQQARHAAAPDALSPDAAVADHAPKAFDPRDYQEWVRRYDTPDAAAVGLMRQQLAALVEQPLVSVVMPTYNANLDWLDQAVQSVKDQLYPNWELCIADDASPDPEVRPFLEKLAASDPRIKIVFREKNGHISAATNSALTLATGDWISFLDHDDVLPAHALLYMVKAIAQHPDARLLYSDEDKIGDDGKRYDPYFKCDWNLDLFYSHNLVTHLAFYRRDLMNQVGGLREAYAGAQDYDLVLRVIEHVTPAQIVHVPFILYHWRAHAGSTATADLTIKPYAMLAGERALNDHFKRTQVSARAQFIGHGYRVRYRVPTPAPKLSIIIPTRNALQLVKVCIESIKTKSSYKNYEILLVDNGSDDPAALAYFAEQAQADNFKVIRDDSPFSYSAINNLAAAQATGEVLCFLNNDIEVIAHDWMEELVSQACRPGIGAVGAKLLYPNATIQHAGVIVGIGGWAGHSHKGFFNQSHGYVGRASLASNFSAVTGACMAVQKKHFDRVGGFDSVNLKVACNDVDLCLKFIEIGLRNLYTPHAVLFHHESATRGYEDTPEKKARFKNEVDHMWKRWPTLMANDPAYSPNLTLDHEDFGLAWPPRVRHAESV, from the coding sequence ATGCAAAGCAACGACTCCACCGCCACCTCCGCTCCCAGCGCCCTACCCGTCGAAGACGAGCGCCTGCAACTGGCGGAAGAACTCAAAGACCGTGAACAGCAGTTGCTCGACCTGCTGCAGGACTACACCGACCGCAACCTGCAGCTGATCGTGGCGCAGCAGCGCATCTCGGTGCTGACCAACGAGGTGCTCGCGCACCAGGAGGCGGCCAAGGTGCACAGCGCACACATTCAGAACATGTACCGGTCCAGCAGCTGGCGCGTGACGGCGCCGCTGCGCAAGCTCAGCGTGCTCGCGCAGGACGTGACGTACTCGGTGCGTGTGTTCCGCGAAGCCATGGCGGCCGGCAAGGGATGGCAGATGGCCTTGCAGCAGGCGCGCCACGCCGCCGCGCCCGACGCGCTCTCGCCCGATGCTGCGGTGGCCGACCATGCCCCGAAGGCCTTCGACCCGCGCGACTATCAGGAGTGGGTGCGCCGCTACGACACGCCCGATGCCGCAGCGGTTGGGCTGATGCGCCAGCAGCTGGCGGCCCTGGTCGAACAGCCGCTGGTGTCGGTGGTCATGCCCACCTACAACGCCAACCTCGACTGGCTCGACCAGGCGGTCCAGTCGGTCAAGGACCAGCTCTACCCGAACTGGGAACTGTGCATCGCCGACGACGCATCGCCCGATCCCGAGGTGCGTCCCTTTCTGGAAAAGCTGGCGGCGAGCGATCCCCGCATCAAGATCGTGTTCCGCGAGAAGAACGGGCACATCTCTGCCGCCACCAACAGCGCGCTCACCCTGGCGACCGGTGACTGGATCAGCTTCCTCGACCACGACGACGTGCTGCCCGCGCACGCCCTGCTGTACATGGTCAAGGCCATCGCCCAGCACCCGGACGCGCGCCTGCTGTATTCGGATGAAGACAAGATCGGTGACGACGGCAAGCGCTACGACCCCTACTTCAAGTGCGACTGGAACCTCGACCTGTTCTATTCGCACAACCTCGTGACGCACCTCGCCTTCTACCGGCGCGACCTGATGAACCAGGTGGGCGGCCTGCGGGAAGCCTATGCCGGCGCGCAGGACTACGACCTGGTGCTGCGCGTGATCGAGCACGTCACGCCCGCCCAGATCGTGCACGTGCCCTTCATCCTCTACCACTGGCGCGCCCATGCCGGCAGCACCGCCACAGCCGACCTCACGATCAAGCCCTACGCCATGCTGGCGGGCGAGCGCGCCCTCAACGACCACTTCAAGCGCACCCAGGTCAGCGCGCGCGCGCAGTTCATCGGCCACGGCTACCGCGTGCGCTACCGCGTGCCGACGCCCGCGCCCAAGCTGAGCATCATCATCCCGACGCGCAACGCGCTGCAGCTCGTCAAGGTGTGCATCGAGAGCATCAAGACCAAGTCCAGCTACAAGAACTACGAAATCCTGCTGGTGGACAATGGCTCGGACGATCCGGCCGCGCTCGCCTATTTCGCCGAGCAGGCGCAGGCCGACAACTTCAAGGTCATCCGCGACGACTCGCCCTTCAGCTACTCGGCCATCAACAACCTGGCGGCCGCCCAGGCGACCGGCGAGGTGCTGTGTTTCCTCAACAACGACATCGAGGTCATCGCCCACGACTGGATGGAAGAGCTGGTCAGCCAGGCGTGCCGCCCCGGCATCGGCGCCGTGGGCGCCAAGCTGCTGTACCCCAACGCCACCATCCAGCACGCGGGCGTGATCGTCGGCATCGGCGGCTGGGCGGGCCACTCGCACAAGGGGTTCTTCAATCAGTCGCACGGCTATGTGGGGCGCGCCTCGCTGGCCAGCAACTTCAGTGCCGTCACCGGCGCCTGCATGGCGGTGCAGAAGAAGCACTTTGATCGCGTGGGCGGCTTCGACTCGGTCAACCTGAAGGTGGCCTGCAACGACGTGGACCTGTGCCTCAAATTCATCGAGATCGGCCTGCGCAATCTCTACACGCCGCATGCCGTGCTCTTCCACCACGAGTCGGCCACGCGCGGCTACGAAGACACGCCGGAGAAAAAGGCCCGCTTCAAGAACGAGGTGGATCACATGTGGAAGCGCTGGCCAACGCTGATGGCGAACGACCCGGCCTACAGCCCCAACCTGACGCTGGACCACGAGGACTTCGGTCTCGCGTGGCCTCCTCGCGTCCGGCACGCCGAGTCCGTCTGA
- a CDS encoding glycosyltransferase family 4 protein, which yields MTSHTAWSAQAPTGQVDWPMSVPAGLQVVVAIRPDLKHFDLLRVQDRIVFYVWWERRLYLEYPETEWCLSDADRSFLSSYSVERFLEEGGTGLSYALQGNWPTVLDLMPGFREHSREAVIGHEAFTDCLPKPLQLIWGDRPDLQGSHDIGSAGGRIGFLRWWFNFGHKEHLRVDWRPAPELLAVDAHGDGQWPWPHVLSLIVAGRSDLDPSQFAPVSEKNGFNGLLWWHRSGCAEFAVPAWSLMNHTGLRRQLHQRAADFNALQAPGGGCAVPLPYPVYMVWSTRGDLQQAFDLRQKAGCEQLLAWWALHGNTEYAGVSELFADPSTEQPGINIVGYARSVIGIAEDVRMAARSAQLAGVPHAVIDVPIPGPDKLDHSLDSLIVDQPRWPVSLYCLPPTEIIRLGMEGGRQLLNSGTYNVGAWHWELPVWPEHLMGVIGSVDEIWVFSEFVRNAFAGRTDKPVRKMPLAVEVPAPTGASRAQFGLPANRFHFLVMFDGNSWLSRKNPIAAVRAFKSAFGTERGVGLVIKAISLDRTSAAWQALEAELNGDDRVVVIDRTMGRVELTQLMASCDAYVSLHRSEGFGRIIAESMLLGLPTVTTHFSGNVDFCTPQTSFLVDGPLVALTPSDYILHEGQYWCDPDVDQARQQMRRVFEQRNEARAVAQAARHNIQTHYSIEAVAAAYRSRLRELRTADLI from the coding sequence GTGACATCACATACCGCTTGGTCTGCGCAAGCGCCCACAGGGCAGGTGGACTGGCCCATGAGCGTGCCGGCGGGCCTCCAGGTCGTGGTGGCCATTCGCCCGGACCTGAAGCACTTTGACCTTCTTCGTGTTCAGGACCGCATCGTCTTCTACGTCTGGTGGGAGCGCAGGCTGTACCTGGAATACCCCGAGACCGAGTGGTGTCTGAGTGACGCGGACCGGTCTTTTCTCTCCTCGTACAGCGTTGAACGCTTCCTGGAAGAAGGCGGCACAGGGCTGTCGTATGCGCTGCAGGGCAACTGGCCGACGGTGCTCGATCTCATGCCCGGTTTCCGGGAGCACAGCCGTGAAGCAGTGATCGGCCATGAAGCGTTCACCGATTGCCTGCCCAAGCCGCTGCAACTGATCTGGGGCGACCGCCCCGACCTACAGGGCTCGCACGACATTGGCAGCGCCGGAGGCCGCATCGGCTTCCTGCGCTGGTGGTTCAACTTCGGCCACAAAGAGCACCTGCGCGTCGACTGGCGACCGGCGCCCGAGTTGCTGGCTGTCGATGCCCACGGCGACGGCCAATGGCCATGGCCACACGTGCTTTCGCTGATCGTTGCGGGGCGCAGCGATCTGGACCCGTCGCAGTTCGCCCCCGTGTCCGAGAAGAACGGGTTCAACGGTCTGCTGTGGTGGCACCGCAGTGGTTGCGCGGAATTCGCGGTGCCGGCGTGGTCCCTGATGAACCACACCGGCCTGCGCCGGCAACTGCACCAGCGGGCCGCCGACTTCAACGCCCTGCAGGCGCCGGGCGGTGGTTGCGCCGTGCCCCTGCCCTACCCGGTCTACATGGTGTGGAGCACGCGTGGCGACCTGCAGCAGGCGTTTGACCTGCGCCAAAAGGCGGGCTGCGAGCAGTTGCTGGCTTGGTGGGCGCTGCACGGCAACACCGAGTACGCCGGCGTGTCCGAGCTCTTCGCCGACCCGTCGACCGAACAGCCGGGCATCAACATCGTCGGCTACGCCCGCAGTGTGATCGGCATCGCGGAAGACGTGCGCATGGCCGCGCGTTCGGCGCAGCTCGCGGGTGTTCCGCACGCGGTGATCGACGTGCCCATCCCCGGGCCCGACAAGCTGGACCACTCGCTGGACTCGCTGATCGTCGATCAGCCGCGCTGGCCGGTCTCGCTGTACTGCCTGCCCCCCACGGAAATCATCCGCCTGGGCATGGAGGGTGGGCGCCAGTTGCTGAATTCAGGCACCTACAACGTGGGCGCCTGGCACTGGGAGCTGCCCGTCTGGCCCGAACACCTCATGGGCGTCATTGGTTCGGTGGATGAAATCTGGGTGTTCAGCGAATTCGTTCGCAACGCCTTTGCTGGGCGCACCGACAAGCCGGTGCGCAAGATGCCCCTGGCGGTGGAAGTGCCCGCACCGACCGGCGCCAGTCGTGCGCAGTTCGGGTTGCCGGCCAACCGCTTCCACTTCCTCGTGATGTTCGACGGCAACTCCTGGCTGTCGCGCAAGAACCCGATCGCGGCCGTGCGCGCCTTCAAGTCGGCCTTTGGCACCGAGCGCGGTGTCGGTCTGGTGATCAAGGCCATCAGCCTGGACCGCACGTCGGCCGCCTGGCAGGCCCTGGAGGCTGAGCTCAACGGCGATGACCGCGTGGTGGTGATCGACCGCACGATGGGCCGTGTCGAGTTGACCCAGCTCATGGCCTCGTGCGATGCCTATGTGTCGCTGCACCGCTCCGAGGGCTTCGGCCGCATCATCGCCGAGTCGATGTTGCTGGGCCTGCCCACGGTCACCACCCACTTCTCGGGCAACGTGGACTTCTGCACCCCGCAGACCAGCTTCCTCGTGGATGGCCCCCTCGTCGCATTGACGCCGAGCGACTACATCCTCCATGAAGGCCAGTACTGGTGCGACCCCGATGTTGACCAGGCCCGCCAGCAGATGCGCCGGGTGTTCGAGCAGCGCAACGAAGCCCGGGCCGTGGCCCAGGCGGCACGCCACAACATCCAGACCCACTACTCCATCGAAGCGGTGGCCGCGGCCTACCGCAGCCGCCTGCGCGAGCTGCGCACAGCCGACCTGATCTGA
- a CDS encoding class I SAM-dependent methyltransferase, producing MRIENGIVVGTIGTKYSSRNPLARYLVQGFDHAIGTLAAQSDPQAILEIGSGEGHVTEILLKETRARIHATELSEAVMNETRNQLTDPRVSWELAKLEDYHPAGHFDLVVCCEVLEHLPDPSAGLKSLRAMDADHFLLSVPNEPIWRMLNFLRGSYFRDFGNSPGHVQHWSTRQFIKFVSTEFTVLEVRTPLPWTALLCKK from the coding sequence ATGAGGATAGAAAACGGCATTGTGGTCGGTACCATCGGGACCAAATACTCGTCCAGGAACCCGCTGGCCCGGTACCTGGTTCAAGGCTTTGACCATGCGATCGGCACGCTCGCGGCCCAATCCGATCCGCAAGCCATTCTGGAGATCGGTTCCGGTGAAGGACATGTGACCGAGATTCTTCTGAAAGAAACCCGCGCACGAATTCATGCCACCGAACTGTCGGAGGCCGTGATGAATGAAACCCGAAACCAACTCACCGACCCGAGGGTGTCGTGGGAACTGGCCAAACTTGAGGACTACCATCCGGCTGGGCACTTTGACCTGGTGGTCTGTTGTGAGGTTCTGGAACATCTGCCCGACCCCTCCGCGGGCCTGAAGAGCCTGCGCGCCATGGATGCAGACCACTTCCTGCTCAGCGTTCCCAATGAACCCATCTGGCGCATGCTCAATTTTTTGCGCGGCTCCTATTTCCGAGACTTTGGCAACAGTCCTGGGCATGTCCAGCACTGGAGCACCAGGCAGTTCATCAAGTTCGTTTCGACGGAGTTCACTGTTCTGGAGGTTCGCACCCCACTGCCCTGGACCGCTTTGCTCTGCAAGAAGTGA
- a CDS encoding class I SAM-dependent methyltransferase has protein sequence MKENAYNRYITESSGWLHAGRSALVERLLGFFMTPKSPAPDILEIGAGVGQNVPALRKFGTVDVLEIDEKGLAALRERRDVREVIDQGIPCPLARTYDIICAFDVIEHIEDDRGALQWIAQNLKPGGLFLATVPAHQWFFTQHDVALGHHRRYTQKTFRSIIPEEFELLADSHFNTTLFPLAIAARVAWVLKNRLRPPADENKQPVPGKGMLSRLLLSIFMWEIGGTSPRTSRPFGLSYYACMRKKT, from the coding sequence ATGAAAGAAAACGCCTACAACAGGTACATCACCGAATCGAGTGGTTGGCTGCATGCTGGCCGCAGCGCGCTGGTCGAACGCCTTCTGGGGTTTTTCATGACGCCAAAGAGCCCTGCGCCCGATATCCTCGAAATCGGCGCCGGTGTGGGGCAGAACGTGCCGGCGCTTCGAAAGTTTGGCACCGTTGATGTGCTGGAGATCGACGAAAAGGGGTTGGCAGCCCTTCGGGAACGCCGGGACGTGCGAGAGGTGATCGACCAGGGTATTCCTTGCCCGCTGGCCCGTACCTACGACATCATCTGTGCCTTCGACGTCATCGAGCACATTGAAGACGACCGCGGAGCGCTTCAATGGATCGCCCAGAACCTGAAGCCTGGCGGGTTGTTTCTGGCGACAGTGCCGGCGCATCAGTGGTTCTTCACCCAGCACGATGTGGCACTGGGCCATCATCGGCGCTACACACAGAAGACTTTCAGAAGCATCATCCCCGAGGAATTCGAGTTGTTGGCTGACAGCCACTTCAACACAACACTGTTCCCCCTGGCCATTGCAGCGCGCGTGGCCTGGGTGTTGAAGAATCGATTACGCCCACCTGCTGACGAAAACAAGCAGCCGGTGCCAGGCAAGGGCATGCTGAGTCGCCTGCTCCTGTCTATCTTTATGTGGGAAATCGGAGGGACGTCGCCAAGAACATCGCGGCCGTTCGGACTGTCCTACTACGCCTGCATGAGAAAGAAAACCTGA
- a CDS encoding glycosyltransferase family 2 protein has product MIVSIVIPARNEESSIEQLVTLIRATFSDMAHVAAHEIILVDDGSMDGTWPVIQRLSAQPEGDVKGIRLRRNFGKATALSAGFKECAGDLIVTMDADLQDDPKEIPRFIEKIDEGYDLVSGWKRIRNDPLSKTAPSRLFNGVTARLTGIDLHDFNCGFKCYRREVIDSIVLYGELHRYIPVLAHDLGFKIGELPVEHHPRLHGVSNYGWERYARGMVDLLTVLAITRWLHKPGHLFGGLGLLIGLMGFSVLGYLFVVWLLGLGTIGGRPLLTFGVLTTLVSLQMISLGVIAEFFIKFNQPKQFNTFIAARSSGDAKRPEPSKEVGPS; this is encoded by the coding sequence ATGATCGTCAGCATCGTCATCCCGGCTCGCAACGAAGAGTCTTCGATTGAACAGCTCGTCACGCTGATTCGGGCCACATTCTCAGACATGGCGCATGTCGCCGCACATGAAATCATCCTGGTCGACGATGGCAGTATGGACGGTACCTGGCCCGTGATCCAGCGACTGTCAGCGCAACCAGAAGGCGACGTCAAGGGCATCCGGCTGAGGCGCAATTTCGGCAAAGCCACCGCCTTGTCCGCGGGTTTCAAGGAGTGCGCGGGTGATCTGATCGTCACCATGGACGCAGATCTTCAGGATGATCCAAAGGAAATTCCGAGGTTCATTGAGAAGATCGACGAAGGTTACGACCTCGTTTCCGGGTGGAAAAGAATCCGCAACGACCCGCTGTCAAAAACGGCACCGTCCCGACTGTTCAACGGCGTGACGGCCCGATTGACCGGTATCGATCTGCACGACTTCAACTGCGGGTTCAAATGCTACCGGCGGGAAGTGATTGACAGCATCGTGCTCTACGGCGAACTTCACCGATACATACCTGTGCTCGCCCACGACCTCGGATTCAAGATTGGGGAACTGCCGGTGGAGCACCACCCCCGGCTGCACGGGGTGTCGAATTACGGATGGGAGCGCTACGCGAGAGGCATGGTCGACCTGCTGACGGTCCTGGCCATCACCCGGTGGCTGCACAAACCCGGGCACCTTTTTGGTGGACTCGGCCTGTTGATCGGGTTGATGGGTTTCAGTGTGCTGGGCTACCTGTTTGTGGTCTGGCTTCTGGGGCTCGGAACCATCGGTGGCCGGCCACTGCTGACCTTTGGTGTCTTGACCACATTGGTCTCGCTCCAGATGATTTCGCTGGGTGTCATCGCTGAGTTCTTCATCAAGTTCAACCAGCCCAAGCAGTTCAACACCTTCATTGCCGCTCGCTCCAGCGGTGACGCTAAACGTCCGGAACCATCAAAGGAAGTGGGACCGTCATGA
- a CDS encoding GDP-mannose 4,6-dehydratase, with protein MRILLTGALGFTGRHFAARATALGHTVVELRADLTDAKAVKEALTSCGPIEAVVHLAGIAFVGHADNTAFYAVNTVGTTVLLDGLATQARQDRPVRVLLASSANVYGNAEHSPIRETQPAAPVNHYAASKLAMEHMAQTFTDRLHVVIARPFNYTGPDQSADFLIPKLVDHFARKAPVIELGNLHVEREFNDVRMVCDAYLGLLDKGVSGRVYNVCTGQTHTLQTVLDTLEALTGHRIQVRVNPAFVRPNEVHRLCGDPGRLLECVGGLQAHPLRETLRSMLDSVRVINVDPA; from the coding sequence TTGAGAATCCTGCTCACTGGGGCCTTGGGGTTCACTGGAAGGCATTTTGCCGCCCGGGCAACAGCGCTCGGCCACACCGTGGTCGAACTTCGGGCGGACCTGACCGACGCCAAGGCAGTCAAAGAGGCTCTGACCAGCTGCGGCCCCATTGAAGCGGTCGTGCACCTGGCCGGTATCGCGTTCGTGGGGCACGCAGACAACACCGCGTTCTATGCGGTCAACACGGTGGGAACGACCGTGCTGCTGGACGGCTTGGCGACGCAAGCCCGACAGGACAGACCGGTGCGAGTGCTCCTGGCGAGCAGTGCCAATGTGTACGGGAACGCCGAACACTCCCCGATCCGGGAAACACAGCCAGCGGCACCGGTCAACCACTACGCCGCCAGCAAGCTCGCCATGGAACACATGGCCCAGACCTTCACCGACCGGTTGCATGTGGTCATCGCCCGGCCGTTCAACTACACCGGACCAGACCAGAGCGCCGACTTTCTGATCCCGAAGCTGGTCGACCACTTTGCGCGCAAGGCGCCAGTGATCGAGCTGGGCAATCTGCACGTCGAGCGCGAGTTCAACGATGTCCGCATGGTCTGCGACGCCTACCTTGGTCTCCTGGACAAAGGGGTTTCCGGTCGGGTCTACAACGTCTGCACCGGACAGACACACACACTGCAGACCGTGCTGGACACACTGGAAGCCTTGACCGGACACCGGATCCAGGTCCGGGTGAACCCGGCCTTTGTGCGTCCCAATGAAGTGCACCGTCTGTGTGGCGATCCGGGGCGGCTGCTTGAATGCGTGGGTGGATTGCAAGCCCACCCCCTGCGAGAGACATTGCGCTCCATGCTGGACTCCGTCCGTGTCATCAACGTCGATCCAGCTTGA
- the gmd gene encoding GDP-mannose 4,6-dehydratase yields MKTAIITGITGQDGAYLAELLLDKGYTVYGTYRRTSSVNFWRIEELGVQNHPNLHLVEYDLTDLGTSIALVQKVQPDEIYNLAAQSFVGVSFDQPTTTAQITGIGAVNLLEAIRLINRKIRFYQASTSEMFGKVQAIPQVEDTPFYPRSPYGVAKLYAHWMTVNYRESYDIFGSSGILFNHESPLRGREFVTRKITDSVAKIKLGKLDVLELGNLDAKRDWGFAKEYVEGMWRMLQADQPDTFVLATNRTETVRDFVAMAFKGAGIEVAFKGEAEGETAVDVATGKTVMRVNPKFYRPAEVELLIGNPAKAKTQLGWEPQTTLEQLCQMMVEADMRRNQAGFSF; encoded by the coding sequence TTGAAAACCGCAATCATCACCGGCATCACCGGACAAGACGGCGCCTACCTTGCAGAACTGCTGCTGGACAAGGGATACACCGTGTACGGCACCTACCGCCGCACCAGTTCGGTCAACTTCTGGCGCATCGAAGAACTGGGCGTCCAGAACCACCCGAACCTGCACCTGGTCGAGTACGACCTCACCGACCTCGGCACCAGCATCGCGCTGGTGCAGAAGGTGCAACCCGATGAGATCTACAACCTCGCCGCGCAGAGCTTTGTCGGCGTGAGCTTCGACCAGCCCACGACCACCGCCCAGATCACGGGCATCGGTGCCGTCAACCTGCTGGAAGCCATCCGCCTGATCAATCGCAAGATCCGCTTCTACCAGGCCAGCACCTCGGAGATGTTCGGCAAGGTGCAGGCCATCCCCCAGGTGGAAGACACACCCTTCTATCCGCGCAGCCCCTACGGCGTGGCCAAGCTCTATGCCCACTGGATGACGGTCAACTACCGCGAGAGCTACGACATCTTCGGCAGCAGCGGCATCCTGTTCAACCACGAAAGCCCGTTGCGGGGTCGTGAGTTCGTGACCCGCAAGATCACCGACAGCGTCGCCAAGATCAAACTGGGCAAACTCGACGTGCTGGAGCTCGGGAACCTCGATGCCAAACGCGACTGGGGCTTTGCCAAGGAATACGTTGAAGGCATGTGGCGCATGCTGCAGGCCGACCAGCCCGACACCTTCGTGCTGGCCACCAACCGCACGGAAACCGTGCGCGACTTCGTCGCCATGGCCTTCAAGGGAGCCGGCATCGAGGTGGCATTCAAAGGCGAAGCCGAGGGCGAAACCGCGGTGGACGTCGCCACCGGCAAGACCGTCATGCGCGTGAACCCGAAGTTCTACCGCCCGGCTGAAGTGGAGCTGCTGATTGGCAACCCGGCCAAAGCCAAAACCCAGCTGGGCTGGGAACCCCAAACCACGCTGGAGCAGCTGTGCCAGATGATGGTCGAGGCGGACATGCGGCGCAATCAGGCGGGGTTCTCGTTTTGA